In Methanobacterium paludis, the following proteins share a genomic window:
- a CDS encoding RNA ligase, with amino-acid sequence MDVTIGRTNSHKNFFFKCRSCNFSYDHTLPSFVKTELSKIVGLESHQLERSFQRGNIKFYDSQGVNALQFRKRIHNIESGTMICFGDEIEVIRGFPKIRRTLMLSPTLKDHFTDEVAVEEKMNGYNVRIALVNGRIIAFTRGGYICPYTTRKAPEIMDMTDFFKDHPELVICGEMVGTENPYVTHYYKEIGSLGFRIFDLREKVTNQPMSLHDKRGMLEKYGLPSVRLFGIYGVDEAVFEVGGIIKNLEQTNREGVVMKDPQMQIPPLKYTSSHAHADELKYAFTYPFDFGRPFFFSRVIREGFQAYELDESGEDLKKRAQRLGEAILYPMLNTIKHVSKEKVAGEDLVIHVDSYEEAAEFVHHLQDLGVVATVHNFEDGKAVIRRIHQSTTDRITNYLRGGLY; translated from the coding sequence ATGGATGTAACGATTGGGAGAACAAACTCCCATAAAAACTTTTTTTTTAAATGTCGATCATGCAACTTTAGCTACGACCATACCTTACCTTCCTTCGTAAAAACCGAACTCTCAAAAATTGTTGGTTTAGAGTCCCATCAGCTGGAAAGGTCGTTTCAAAGGGGAAATATAAAATTCTACGATTCTCAAGGTGTGAATGCCCTTCAATTTCGAAAAAGGATACACAATATAGAATCCGGAACCATGATATGTTTTGGAGATGAAATTGAGGTTATAAGAGGGTTTCCAAAGATAAGAAGGACTCTGATGTTATCCCCTACCTTGAAGGATCATTTTACGGATGAAGTGGCCGTTGAAGAAAAGATGAACGGGTACAACGTCAGAATAGCCCTTGTAAACGGTAGAATAATTGCATTTACCAGAGGAGGGTACATATGTCCATACACCACTCGAAAAGCACCTGAAATCATGGATATGACTGATTTTTTCAAGGATCATCCTGAACTGGTAATATGTGGTGAGATGGTTGGAACAGAAAATCCCTATGTAACACATTACTACAAAGAGATTGGCAGTCTGGGGTTTAGGATATTTGATCTCAGGGAGAAGGTAACAAACCAACCAATGTCCCTGCATGACAAGAGGGGGATGCTTGAAAAATATGGTCTGCCATCTGTAAGACTCTTTGGAATTTATGGTGTTGATGAAGCCGTTTTTGAGGTGGGGGGTATCATAAAAAACCTTGAACAAACAAACAGAGAGGGCGTGGTTATGAAGGACCCCCAGATGCAGATACCTCCTTTGAAGTACACATCATCACATGCACATGCAGACGAGCTTAAATATGCATTCACATATCCATTTGACTTTGGAAGGCCATTTTTCTTCAGCAGAGTGATAAGGGAAGGTTTTCAAGCCTATGAACTGGACGAATCCGGAGAGGATCTTAAAAAGAGGGCTCAGAGACTTGGTGAAGCCATTTTGTACCCAATGCTTAATACAATAAAACATGTTTCTAAGGAGAAGGTGGCAGGGGAGGATCTGGTCATTCACGTTGATAGTTACGAGGAGGCTGCAGAGTTTGTTCACCACCTTCAGGACCTTGGAGTGGTTGCAACCGTTCACAACTTCGAGGATGGGAAAGCAGTTATAAGGAGAATACATCAATCTACAACTGACAGGATAACAAATTATCTTAGGGGTGGCCTATACTGA
- a CDS encoding CBS domain-containing protein — protein MEMDTKVTVHDAMTSSVITADPKTTIADAALLMTRFKIGSLIVKSNLELEPEGLITESDIISKVVSRDIQASEITIGDIMTKNLIMIDPGSELNQAARLMAKNHIRRLPVVDDGGLVGILTSTDVLMVSPELTDILVENARMENPAEYTDMEKSVPGTCEICGNYLEYLDEVDGKFVCEECKEDLEGD, from the coding sequence ATGGAGATGGATACAAAGGTCACAGTACATGACGCCATGACGTCTAGTGTAATTACGGCAGATCCAAAGACAACTATTGCTGATGCAGCTCTTTTGATGACAAGATTCAAGATAGGCAGTCTTATAGTTAAAAGCAATCTTGAACTTGAACCTGAAGGATTGATCACAGAGAGTGATATAATTTCCAAGGTTGTTTCAAGGGATATTCAAGCTAGTGAAATAACTATAGGTGATATTATGACCAAAAACCTCATAATGATCGATCCTGGAAGTGAACTTAACCAGGCTGCAAGGTTAATGGCAAAAAACCATATAAGAAGACTTCCTGTTGTAGATGATGGCGGTCTTGTTGGTATATTAACATCAACAGATGTTCTGATGGTCTCACCTGAGCTGACTGATATACTCGTTGAAAATGCCAGGATGGAAAATCCTGCAGAATACACAGATATGGAGAAATCTGTACCTGGCACCTGTGAAATATGTGGAAATTACCTTGAATATCTTGATGAGGTTGATGGCAAATTCGTTTGTGAGGAGTGTAAAGAAGATTTAGAAGGTGATTAA
- a CDS encoding CBS domain-containing protein, giving the protein MKIKDVMNDEVSVVQENDQVEHARKLMLKQGISRIVVVDNEDKPVGMVTERDLTKKMRGNGPKWKMRPIDKISIRRVMTPDPVTLTPEDELRDAVELMLKKDISSIPVVDEEGLVGILSKTDLLKFYTDKFNGHWKVSDLMTPDVITVNENHSIAHVIGIMEEHKIGKIVVIRDNEPVGIITPENISFAQVEDPETGMSVEKIYFIRNSEGKSKKNVRMVSMLTAGDIMKNHLVKISKDEDASKAADIMDEKNISGVPVVEGDVLVGIITKTDIIKGIQ; this is encoded by the coding sequence ATGAAAATTAAAGATGTAATGAATGATGAAGTGAGCGTGGTTCAGGAAAACGATCAAGTTGAACATGCAAGAAAACTCATGCTCAAACAAGGAATTAGCAGAATTGTTGTGGTTGACAACGAAGATAAACCCGTTGGAATGGTTACAGAGCGGGATTTAACCAAAAAAATGAGGGGAAACGGGCCAAAATGGAAAATGAGGCCTATAGATAAAATATCCATCAGGAGGGTCATGACCCCTGACCCAGTTACACTAACGCCTGAGGACGAACTCAGGGATGCGGTTGAACTCATGTTAAAAAAAGACATAAGTTCCATACCTGTTGTGGATGAAGAAGGCCTTGTGGGAATACTATCCAAAACAGACCTTCTCAAATTCTACACTGATAAATTTAACGGGCATTGGAAAGTTTCTGACCTTATGACTCCTGATGTTATAACCGTTAATGAAAATCATAGCATAGCACATGTTATAGGTATTATGGAGGAACATAAAATAGGTAAAATTGTTGTAATCCGTGACAATGAACCTGTTGGTATCATAACGCCTGAAAATATATCATTTGCACAGGTGGAGGATCCTGAAACGGGAATGAGTGTTGAAAAAATTTACTTCATAAGAAATTCTGAAGGAAAAAGCAAAAAGAATGTTAGAATGGTTTCAATGCTCACAGCAGGGGATATAATGAAAAATCATCTTGTTAAAATTTCTAAAGATGAAGATGCCTCCAAAGCTGCAGATATAATGGATGAAAAGAATATAAGTGGCGTTCCTGTTGTTGAAGGGGATGTTCTTGTGGGGATAATAACCAAAACAGACATAATTAAGGGTATCCAGTGA
- a CDS encoding 6-carboxytetrahydropterin synthase QueD — protein MKIVINGIHANLRFSAAHLIPKHESCGVIHGHSYIVDVVVEGERSGEFGFVVDFKKVKSIVRDICKKLDHRVLIPIKNPEMDFKNLEDSVEFSIGKKEYKLPVEDCVLLDLGSTSAEDLSQYFAEELYQQLKELGEISSVQICVNEGIGQGAYFTKNAE, from the coding sequence ATGAAAATTGTTATAAACGGGATCCATGCCAATTTAAGGTTTTCAGCAGCTCATCTAATCCCAAAACATGAGTCCTGCGGTGTAATACACGGCCACTCCTACATAGTCGATGTTGTGGTGGAGGGAGAACGATCAGGAGAATTCGGATTCGTAGTTGATTTCAAGAAGGTGAAGAGCATAGTGAGGGATATATGCAAAAAACTTGACCACAGAGTTTTAATTCCAATAAAAAATCCTGAAATGGATTTTAAAAATCTTGAAGATTCTGTGGAATTCTCAATCGGCAAAAAAGAATACAAGCTACCAGTTGAGGATTGTGTTCTCCTTGATCTTGGATCAACATCTGCAGAGGATCTTTCCCAGTACTTTGCAGAGGAACTCTACCAGCAACTGAAAGAACTGGGCGAAATTTCAAGCGTTCAGATATGTGTGAATGAGGGAATAGGACAGGGAGCCTATTTCACAAAAAACGCCGAGTAA
- a CDS encoding CBS domain-containing protein: MNNVGEIMTSDPVSVSVDTYATKVRSIFREGWFRSIPVVSGNRLEGIITRGDMMNITSTKSSIDARGIMEHLKVVATPEMDISEIAKKLLNAGTIQAPVVESTENMNLVGMVSIGDIIKKFLYNGEKPRVQTLSELTTKNVVTCNYDDFLSKIWNKMDETGFSGLPVIKKKKMIGIITRKDILNSGHVKIDKESNESKRSIRVERVMRTPPVVVTPETGVKEAAELIVEYDIGRIPVVTNPKYVKKEPNRAKEADLVGIVSREDILGSYLN, encoded by the coding sequence GTGAACAACGTGGGAGAGATAATGACATCTGATCCTGTATCTGTTTCTGTTGACACCTACGCAACCAAAGTAAGATCAATCTTCAGAGAAGGTTGGTTTAGATCCATACCAGTTGTTTCAGGAAATCGCCTCGAGGGAATAATAACCCGGGGTGACATGATGAACATAACTTCAACAAAGTCAAGCATCGATGCTCGTGGGATAATGGAGCATCTGAAAGTCGTTGCAACCCCTGAAATGGACATTTCAGAAATCGCAAAAAAATTGTTAAACGCAGGGACAATACAGGCACCGGTTGTGGAATCAACAGAAAATATGAATCTTGTTGGAATGGTGAGTATTGGAGATATAATTAAAAAATTCTTGTATAATGGCGAAAAACCCAGAGTCCAAACACTAAGTGAATTGACAACAAAGAACGTTGTGACCTGTAATTATGACGATTTTCTATCCAAGATTTGGAACAAAATGGATGAAACTGGATTTTCAGGGCTTCCAGTCATTAAAAAGAAGAAGATGATAGGAATCATAACCCGGAAGGACATCCTGAACTCAGGACATGTCAAGATAGATAAAGAATCCAACGAGTCCAAAAGATCCATCCGCGTTGAAAGGGTCATGAGAACCCCACCAGTTGTTGTTACACCAGAAACTGGAGTTAAAGAAGCTGCCGAACTCATTGTGGAATATGATATTGGCCGCATTCCAGTTGTCACAAACCCAAAATACGTAAAAAAAGAGCCTAATCGGGCAAAAGAAGCCGATTTGGTAGGTATAGTTTCAAGGGAAGATATTTTAGGATCGTACTTAAATTGA
- the coaBC gene encoding bifunctional phosphopantothenoylcysteine decarboxylase/phosphopantothenate--cysteine ligase CoaBC codes for MEIVLCVTGSIAAIESVKLARELKRQGVTVKCFMSDDACGIIHPHAMEFATGQDVVVELTGEIEHVKYAQTDLILVAPATANVISKFAYKIADNPINTLLITAFGHKTPIIFVPSMHESMYTAVERNIQKLKDEGIIFLEPKKEEGKAKFPDIHDITLQALRELCLNSPECQKSNFKGKNVLVSAGATFEEIDPVRGITNRSSGKMGVEIAKDAFIRGAEVTMLCGKMETRVPKLFDVVEVESTAEMQDELQKLLPKTDVFVSAAAVSDFTVDSSAESTGKISSDEDLILKLKRTPKIISSVKEINPKIYLVGFKAEYNVSNEELIESARKRMEESGADLMIANDVAVEGAGFGSDKNEVIILDGNVLTVPLTSKSEIAQRILDKILENL; via the coding sequence ATGGAAATCGTGCTCTGTGTTACAGGAAGTATAGCTGCAATAGAATCTGTAAAACTTGCTAGAGAACTTAAAAGGCAGGGAGTAACTGTAAAATGCTTCATGAGTGATGATGCATGTGGTATAATCCACCCCCATGCAATGGAGTTTGCAACAGGCCAAGATGTGGTGGTGGAGCTTACAGGCGAGATTGAACACGTTAAATACGCGCAAACAGATCTCATACTTGTTGCACCGGCCACAGCAAACGTTATAAGCAAGTTTGCCTATAAAATTGCGGATAATCCTATAAACACACTTCTTATAACTGCATTTGGGCATAAAACCCCAATTATTTTTGTTCCATCCATGCACGAATCCATGTACACCGCAGTTGAAAGAAACATCCAGAAACTTAAGGATGAGGGAATAATTTTCCTGGAACCTAAAAAAGAGGAAGGAAAAGCTAAATTCCCTGATATCCACGATATAACCCTTCAAGCCCTCAGAGAACTTTGCCTGAACTCACCTGAATGCCAGAAATCCAACTTCAAGGGTAAAAATGTTCTTGTAAGTGCAGGTGCGACCTTCGAGGAAATAGACCCTGTTCGTGGAATAACAAACCGCAGCTCAGGTAAAATGGGAGTTGAAATAGCTAAAGATGCATTCATACGTGGAGCTGAGGTTACGATGCTCTGCGGAAAAATGGAAACACGTGTTCCAAAGCTATTTGACGTGGTTGAAGTTGAATCTACAGCTGAAATGCAGGACGAGCTTCAAAAACTCCTTCCTAAAACTGATGTATTTGTATCAGCTGCAGCAGTTTCAGACTTCACAGTGGATTCATCTGCAGAATCTACAGGTAAAATCTCATCAGATGAAGATTTAATACTTAAACTCAAGAGAACACCTAAAATAATAAGTTCTGTAAAGGAAATTAACCCTAAAATATATCTTGTGGGCTTTAAAGCAGAGTACAATGTTTCAAATGAGGAACTAATAGAATCCGCCCGTAAAAGAATGGAAGAATCTGGTGCAGACCTCATGATTGCAAACGATGTTGCAGTAGAAGGTGCAGGATTCGGATCAGATAAAAATGAGGTCATAATCCTTGATGGAAATGTTTTGACTGTTCCTTTAACATCAAAATCTGAAATTGCCCAGAGAATACTAGACAAAATCCTTGAGAATCTTTAA
- a CDS encoding 7-carboxy-7-deazaguanine synthase QueE — protein sequence MKAHISEVFSSIQGEGTLIGRRQIFVRFSGCNLKCNYCDTSKNQDPLYGEEISVDELFERVNEIITPDFHSISFTGGEPLLHADFIREFLEKHNFKALIETNGSLPKELAKIVDLIDYASVDIKLPEHEASSNWDDLFGCELESIKILRDEGINTYSKVVVMPSTKVDLVGYIASRIAREVPDTSNLSMVIQPVSPLGLWADEERKLFRISEKAGEYLDVLVIPQVHKLLKVR from the coding sequence ATGAAAGCACATATAAGTGAGGTTTTCTCAAGCATTCAGGGTGAAGGAACTCTTATCGGGAGAAGACAAATCTTCGTAAGGTTCTCAGGATGTAACCTGAAATGCAACTACTGCGACACCTCCAAAAATCAGGATCCACTCTACGGTGAAGAGATTTCAGTGGATGAACTTTTCGAAAGGGTAAACGAAATTATAACTCCGGATTTCCATTCTATTTCATTTACAGGTGGAGAACCGTTGTTGCATGCAGATTTTATAAGGGAATTTTTGGAAAAACACAATTTCAAAGCTTTAATAGAAACAAATGGTTCTTTACCAAAAGAATTAGCCAAAATAGTTGATTTAATTGACTATGCATCGGTTGATATTAAGTTGCCTGAACATGAGGCATCCTCAAACTGGGATGATCTGTTTGGTTGCGAACTTGAATCCATAAAGATATTAAGAGATGAGGGGATAAATACATACAGTAAAGTGGTTGTGATGCCCTCAACAAAAGTTGACTTGGTAGGTTATATTGCATCGAGAATAGCTCGTGAGGTTCCCGATACCTCCAATTTGTCAATGGTTATTCAACCTGTAAGTCCCCTTGGCTTGTGGGCAGATGAAGAACGTAAATTGTTTAGAATCTCTGAAAAAGCGGGAGAGTATCTGGATGTTTTAGTCATCCCTCAAGTTCATAAACTTCTAAAGGTGAGGTAG
- a CDS encoding PsbP-related protein: MKKYPFLVLALLIVVVSASGCVSNQNQTNVTSYSQNNVSFNYPSSWQTANATSPNAVAAVADPNTVDSSTKVPTTLVVIQKSNASTGSSLQTIYNSNYATFFNNTSYQRVSEGNITVSGSNALENVYTTNSSTGAQLEMKAVWISQNNNIYVILCSSLASDFQNQQSNFDTIIDSFKAS; the protein is encoded by the coding sequence GTGAAAAAATATCCTTTTTTAGTATTAGCTCTTTTAATTGTTGTTGTATCTGCTTCTGGATGCGTTTCAAACCAGAATCAGACAAACGTGACAAGTTACTCTCAAAATAATGTTTCATTCAACTACCCATCGTCGTGGCAAACTGCAAATGCAACATCTCCAAATGCTGTTGCAGCAGTTGCAGATCCAAATACTGTTGATAGCAGTACCAAAGTCCCAACAACCTTAGTTGTTATCCAGAAATCAAACGCATCAACTGGATCAAGCCTTCAAACTATTTATAATTCAAACTATGCAACATTTTTCAACAACACAAGTTACCAGCGGGTGTCTGAAGGAAACATAACTGTTAGCGGATCAAATGCCCTTGAAAACGTTTACACAACCAACTCATCAACTGGAGCTCAACTGGAGATGAAGGCGGTGTGGATCTCACAAAACAACAATATTTATGTTATACTGTGCAGTTCACTGGCATCAGACTTCCAGAATCAGCAGTCTAACTTCGACACTATCATAGACAGCTTCAAAGCATCATAG
- a CDS encoding DUF366 family protein: MKHLKLENGTSYDGSQIQPMWAFKQFGIKDSSIVSWIGPMEIRSDELIDYEDVGIEIKGGEMINFIIEHFDVQPADMRLCYHRQRLFVTIVKDILDNHGIKTRRDGDDLYVEKGDKDGKLSVSIATCSVSSMKIHFALNLTERGTPDDVETAGLLECGSVLKRENIPDVADEVCSNYIKEISSIESDITKTRVF; this comes from the coding sequence ATGAAACATCTAAAACTCGAGAACGGCACAAGTTACGATGGAAGCCAGATCCAGCCAATGTGGGCATTCAAACAATTCGGAATAAAGGATTCCAGCATAGTTAGCTGGATAGGCCCAATGGAAATCAGGTCAGATGAGTTAATAGACTACGAAGATGTTGGTATTGAAATAAAAGGCGGGGAAATGATTAACTTCATAATAGAACATTTCGATGTCCAGCCTGCTGATATGAGACTATGTTACCATAGGCAGCGGCTCTTCGTAACGATAGTCAAGGACATACTGGATAACCATGGAATTAAAACCCGTAGGGACGGGGATGATCTCTACGTTGAGAAGGGTGACAAAGATGGAAAGCTCAGTGTTTCAATAGCAACATGTTCTGTAAGCAGTATGAAGATACACTTTGCTTTGAACCTCACAGAAAGGGGAACACCTGATGATGTTGAAACTGCAGGCCTTTTAGAATGCGGTTCAGTTCTCAAACGGGAGAATATTCCTGATGTTGCAGATGAAGTATGCTCAAACTACATCAAGGAAATTTCATCCATTGAAAGTGATATAACCAAGACAAGGGTATTTTAA
- a CDS encoding PPC domain-containing DNA-binding protein — protein MIVSRILPNEDLKKGIENIRVKNDLKSGIILCIVGSLSHAVLRMSNSDEKVFKGPFEIVSAEGTIAENGIHVHIAISDADGAVFGGHLKTGCIVHTTAEICIMEVDKPLKRVFDPKTGYKELVIR, from the coding sequence ATGATAGTTTCGAGAATCTTACCCAACGAGGACCTGAAAAAGGGCATAGAAAATATAAGAGTTAAAAACGATTTAAAATCAGGAATAATCCTTTGTATAGTTGGAAGTTTGAGCCATGCTGTTTTAAGGATGTCAAATTCAGATGAAAAAGTTTTCAAGGGTCCATTTGAAATAGTATCTGCTGAGGGCACGATAGCTGAAAACGGGATCCACGTCCACATTGCAATCTCCGATGCTGATGGGGCTGTTTTTGGTGGGCACCTAAAAACAGGATGCATAGTTCACACAACGGCTGAAATATGCATAATGGAAGTTGATAAACCTTTAAAAAGAGTTTTTGATCCAAAAACAGGATATAAAGAGCTTGTTATTAGATAA
- a CDS encoding CBS domain-containing protein produces the protein MKEKVFLIDKDQNIHDALKLMKKHKVSRLPVVNTNSDNVKKLVGMLTEKDIAIRLSSSRYGNLAPSHFHVSTVMSTDLVTVESARSIGKAAKSMIENKIGGMPVVDDGEIVGILTKTDFIEICQGKPFNNTDVASRMTEDVVTVSPEDRLVHARRCIIDKEIGRIPVSEGNELEGIVTAKDIANAMVSFRKVVPDKHQAARIRNLLVGDVMTQNLKTITSDASIEEASQLMLENNFSGIPVSDGENRLAGIITKTDLMNLIVEMEEVY, from the coding sequence ATGAAAGAAAAAGTTTTTCTTATAGATAAAGATCAAAACATCCACGATGCACTGAAACTCATGAAAAAACATAAAGTTTCAAGGCTGCCTGTTGTGAATACCAACAGTGACAACGTCAAAAAACTTGTGGGAATGTTAACTGAAAAGGATATAGCCATCCGCCTGAGTTCATCAAGGTACGGCAACCTTGCACCATCCCATTTTCATGTTTCAACGGTAATGAGCACAGACCTTGTAACAGTTGAAAGTGCCAGAAGCATAGGAAAAGCTGCAAAATCCATGATTGAGAATAAGATCGGTGGAATGCCTGTTGTGGATGACGGTGAGATAGTTGGAATACTCACAAAAACAGACTTCATAGAGATATGCCAGGGAAAACCATTCAACAACACAGATGTTGCAAGCAGAATGACAGAAGACGTTGTAACCGTCAGCCCAGAAGACAGGCTTGTTCACGCAAGAAGATGCATAATAGACAAAGAAATAGGAAGAATACCTGTATCTGAAGGAAATGAACTTGAAGGCATCGTAACTGCCAAAGACATAGCAAATGCCATGGTTTCATTTAGAAAAGTCGTTCCAGACAAACATCAAGCAGCAAGGATAAGAAACCTTCTTGTTGGTGATGTAATGACCCAGAACCTGAAAACAATAACTTCTGATGCTTCAATAGAAGAGGCATCCCAATTGATGCTTGAGAACAACTTCAGTGGAATTCCAGTTTCAGACGGTGAAAACAGGCTCGCAGGTATAATCACAAAAACGGATCTAATGAATCTTATCGTGGAGATGGAGGAGGTTTACTGA
- the pheA gene encoding prephenate dehydratase: MGFLGPSGTFTEEAASKLRGVLVAFDSIVGVLEAVDKGEVDLGVVPIENSIEGPVGMTLDLMVHDYDLKIRNEITIPISHKLLVNPDVKVEDVDIVYSHIQALSQCRKFLDKLGVVTHATPSTSAAAELVSGKKNAAAIGTARAAQIYGLKIAEDDVQDYKNNVTRFVVIDHGDHSMTGRDKTSVVFSLMKDKPGGLCEILGEFSRKDINLTKVESRPSKEKLGRYIFFIDFEGHRADPEIGNILNIIKSKVEYIKILGSYPTEGEDLHSFR, translated from the coding sequence ATAGGATTTTTAGGTCCATCAGGGACTTTTACAGAGGAAGCGGCCTCCAAACTCAGGGGGGTGCTGGTTGCTTTTGATTCCATAGTCGGGGTTCTTGAAGCCGTTGACAAAGGGGAGGTTGACCTGGGTGTTGTACCCATTGAAAACTCTATAGAAGGCCCCGTTGGTATGACGCTGGACCTCATGGTTCATGATTACGATCTGAAGATAAGAAATGAAATAACAATCCCCATAAGTCATAAGCTTCTTGTGAACCCGGATGTTAAGGTGGAAGATGTTGATATTGTTTACTCCCATATCCAGGCGCTTTCCCAGTGTAGGAAATTTCTGGACAAGCTCGGGGTTGTGACCCATGCAACACCAAGCACATCTGCAGCTGCAGAGCTTGTTTCAGGTAAAAAAAATGCCGCAGCAATTGGAACAGCGAGGGCGGCACAGATATATGGTTTGAAAATTGCAGAGGATGATGTTCAAGATTACAAAAACAACGTAACCCGCTTTGTTGTGATTGATCACGGGGACCACAGCATGACAGGTAGGGATAAAACCTCCGTTGTTTTCTCCCTTATGAAAGATAAGCCTGGAGGACTATGTGAAATACTTGGAGAGTTCTCTAGAAAGGATATAAATCTTACAAAAGTAGAATCAAGACCTTCAAAAGAAAAATTGGGAAGATATATCTTCTTTATAGATTTTGAAGGCCACAGAGCCGATCCTGAAATCGGGAATATTTTAAATATCATAAAATCCAAGGTAGAATATATAAAAATATTAGGTTCATATCCTACAGAAGGAGAGGATTTACATAGTTTCAGATAA
- a CDS encoding KH domain-containing protein translates to MVLPVCDVCLKSGMLCQGCEKKLRTGEITQLDLDIAKILFKVGEGKIGFKRTIEIGDIVIIVTEKDQVGKLIGKSGKIVREISRTVGKKIRVVGENSDLRSVARDILAPARISGINIVYGTDGDQKYKIRVMGEDSRKLPGRLDVLNDIIKQLTGEETLVVVDRD, encoded by the coding sequence ATGGTATTGCCAGTATGCGATGTCTGTTTGAAAAGTGGAATGTTATGTCAAGGGTGTGAGAAAAAGCTGAGGACAGGTGAGATAACCCAGCTTGATTTGGACATCGCAAAGATACTTTTCAAAGTCGGTGAGGGTAAGATTGGATTCAAAAGAACCATCGAAATTGGAGATATCGTCATAATCGTTACAGAGAAAGATCAGGTCGGAAAACTCATAGGAAAGAGTGGAAAAATTGTAAGGGAGATTTCCAGGACCGTTGGAAAGAAAATAAGGGTTGTTGGCGAAAACTCAGACCTCCGATCAGTTGCAAGAGACATACTTGCCCCAGCAAGGATATCCGGTATAAACATAGTTTACGGAACTGATGGGGATCAAAAATACAAAATAAGGGTTATGGGGGAAGATTCAAGGAAACTCCCAGGAAGACTGGATGTTCTAAATGACATCATAAAACAGTTGACAGGTGAAGAAACCCTTGTGGTTGTTGACAGGGATTAA
- a CDS encoding CBS domain-containing protein, whose protein sequence is MRKKETINIVKSMDRGPVEFESHASEHEGDVMSIAKKKVVTIPQSTTIKEAAETMVKNKFRRLPITDPGTGKILGLVTSMDILDFLGGGDKYKIVEQKYQGNFLGAINESVKEIMTRNVEILGYKSSINDAITKMIDKGVGALPVVDSDKKIVGIVSERDFVTLLAGVLTDEVVEDFMTTPVITTTPGTRIEGASKIMVRNKLRRIPVVGEERRTSHPEKDKIVGIVTATDVLELIGKNNLINRMVSNSAEDILNTTITDIMHTDVIATTERTRLGDLCNAMGKEGIGGLPVVQREELIGIITESDILKALSMQWE, encoded by the coding sequence ATGAGAAAAAAAGAAACTATAAATATAGTAAAATCTATGGACAGAGGCCCAGTGGAGTTTGAATCCCACGCCTCAGAACACGAAGGCGATGTCATGAGCATCGCAAAGAAAAAGGTGGTCACAATCCCTCAAAGCACCACCATAAAAGAAGCCGCTGAAACGATGGTGAAAAACAAGTTCAGAAGGCTTCCAATAACGGATCCTGGAACAGGAAAAATCCTGGGACTTGTAACATCCATGGACATCCTGGACTTTTTAGGAGGAGGCGACAAGTACAAGATAGTGGAGCAAAAGTATCAGGGGAACTTTTTGGGAGCTATTAACGAATCCGTGAAGGAGATAATGACACGAAACGTTGAAATCTTAGGTTATAAAAGCTCTATAAATGATGCAATTACCAAAATGATTGATAAAGGTGTAGGAGCACTTCCTGTGGTTGATTCAGACAAAAAAATTGTTGGAATAGTCTCAGAAAGAGACTTCGTAACCTTACTTGCAGGAGTTCTCACAGACGAGGTTGTTGAAGACTTCATGACCACACCAGTCATAACAACAACCCCTGGAACCAGAATAGAAGGTGCATCAAAGATAATGGTAAGGAACAAGTTGAGAAGAATCCCAGTTGTTGGAGAAGAAAGAAGAACATCCCATCCTGAAAAGGATAAGATCGTAGGTATAGTAACAGCCACAGATGTTCTTGAATTAATCGGAAAAAACAACCTAATCAACAGGATGGTTTCAAACAGCGCAGAGGACATTTTGAACACAACGATCACAGACATCATGCATACAGATGTCATAGCAACCACCGAAAGAACGAGACTTGGAGACCTCTGCAATGCCATGGGAAAAGAAGGAATTGGAGGACTGCCTGTTGTCCAGAGAGAAGAATTAATAGGAATAATAACAGAGAGCGATATTCTGAAGGCCCTAAGCATGCAATGGGAATAA